The DNA sequence TGAACACGGTGCCCCTGTGGGAGACGCAGCTGGCCCAGGCCGTCACCATCCAGCGCAGCGCCGAGGCCGCCCGCGCGGTCAAGGAGGCCAACGACCTGACCAACGAGCTGCTGACGCGCAACGCCGACAACCTGCGTCAGGCGAACGCCCAGATCCGGGCCGAGACGGAACGCGGCGTCTTTGACATCAAGGCGGTTCAGACCGCCAATGCCCAACTGATCGCCACGATCGAGGACAGCCTGCGCATCGCCGACGAAGGTCGCTCGCGGCGCGCCTCGGCCGAGACCGAACTGGTGCGCATGGAGGCCGAACTGCGCGATGCGCTGGCGGCGGCATCCTCGCGGCCGCCTGCGGCCGTCACCGGCCCCGGCGGGCGGCGCTGATGCGGCGCCTGGCTGCCCCCGCCCTGGGATTGGCGCTGCTGCTGGGCGGCTGCGCCCCAGACCCGTTCACGGACACGCCCGGCTCTCCGCGCCCGCAGGCACGCCCCGAGGCCGCCTCGGCCGCGCAAAGCCAAGCCGAGTTGCGCCGCGCGCGGGCCGAGCGCAACCGCGCCGCGAATGCCGTCGCGCGCCAGGCCTCTGCCTCGCCCAGCCAAGCCAGCCAGTCGCAGCGCGACTATTATGCCGCGGCGGAACGGCGGCTGGTGGCGCAGGGTCGCCTGCGCCGCGACCGGACCCCGCTGGACGCACCGATCGACGCCGAGATCCTGACCCGCAACTTCATCGACATCGCGTTGCGCGACGAATACAGCCAGACCGACGGCGGGCTGGTGTCGCAGTCCCGCGCAGCACCCCTGCGCCGCTGGCAGGGTCCGGTGCGGATGCAGCTGGAGTTCGGCGCCTCGACCGACATGGCCGCCCGCCCCGCCTGGCGGTCGGAGGTCGCGGATTTCGCGGGCCGCCTGTCGGACGCCACGCGCCATCCCGTATCGCTGACGGCCGAGGGCGGCAACTTTACCATCCTGGTCCTGACCGAGGATG is a window from the Paracoccus marcusii genome containing:
- a CDS encoding DUF2927 domain-containing protein, producing MRRLAAPALGLALLLGGCAPDPFTDTPGSPRPQARPEAASAAQSQAELRRARAERNRAANAVARQASASPSQASQSQRDYYAAAERRLVAQGRLRRDRTPLDAPIDAEILTRNFIDIALRDEYSQTDGGLVSQSRAAPLRRWQGPVRMQLEFGASTDMAARPAWRSEVADFAGRLSDATRHPVSLTAEGGNFTILVLTEDERRAIGPRLAQLVPGIPAQDVSIMTDLPAAISCAVFAYSQGAAADYARAVAVIRAELPPLLRTSCIHEELAQGMGLANDSPGARPSIFNDDEEFALLTRHDELLLRILYDPRLRPGMSEAEAAPIVRRIATELLGENA